From a single Streptomyces liliifuscus genomic region:
- a CDS encoding OFA family MFS transporter, which produces MTTTDLPTTAAYREVADANGRVYRIGETDLDIMGRKRKWMVILPWVGMMGISSAEYAFASAEDTLHSAHHWTDGHIFWMLGVWVFFQAAVAFPAGKLRESGKLPARWAMMLGAVGTLLGYVSLAFAPHVIVAYIGFGMFSGMGAGMVYATCVNMVGKWYPERKGGKTGFVNGGFAYGSVPFVFIFTGFMDTSNFKWVLVSVGVFLAAVVAVAGYFFQDPPKNWWPAEVDPLKKPDDPRARRAMEKNPPAVKQYTPMEAWKTGRVGLMWFCLLCTSGVNIFGIAFQVPFGKEVGFAGGIVATAMSMKAIVNGTGRGVIGWLSDRYGRKECLIFVCIVLGLSQYGILWSGNIGNLPLFLLFSSISGFGGGAIFPMFAAMTADYFGENNNASNYGLVYSSKLVSGLLGSGMGAVVVANWDYAGAFILAGSISLFAGCMALFLHPPGRPKGKRIEPNPQPLGEEMA; this is translated from the coding sequence ATGACAACCACCGATCTGCCCACGACGGCGGCATACCGAGAGGTGGCCGACGCGAACGGACGCGTCTACCGCATCGGTGAGACCGACCTCGACATCATGGGCCGCAAACGCAAGTGGATGGTCATCCTGCCGTGGGTCGGCATGATGGGAATCAGCTCGGCCGAGTACGCCTTCGCGTCCGCCGAGGACACGCTGCACAGCGCGCACCACTGGACCGACGGTCACATCTTCTGGATGCTCGGCGTGTGGGTGTTCTTCCAGGCCGCGGTGGCCTTCCCCGCGGGCAAGCTCCGTGAGTCCGGCAAACTGCCCGCGCGCTGGGCGATGATGCTGGGCGCGGTCGGCACCCTGCTGGGCTACGTCTCCCTCGCCTTCGCGCCGCATGTGATCGTCGCGTACATCGGATTCGGCATGTTCAGCGGTATGGGCGCCGGCATGGTCTACGCGACCTGCGTGAACATGGTCGGCAAGTGGTATCCGGAGCGCAAGGGCGGCAAGACCGGCTTCGTCAACGGCGGTTTCGCCTACGGCTCGGTGCCCTTCGTGTTCATCTTCACCGGCTTCATGGACACCAGTAACTTCAAGTGGGTCCTGGTGTCCGTCGGTGTCTTCCTGGCCGCGGTGGTGGCCGTGGCCGGCTACTTCTTCCAGGACCCGCCGAAGAACTGGTGGCCCGCCGAGGTCGACCCGCTGAAGAAGCCCGACGACCCTCGGGCACGGCGCGCCATGGAGAAGAACCCGCCCGCCGTGAAGCAGTACACCCCCATGGAGGCTTGGAAGACGGGCCGGGTCGGGCTCATGTGGTTCTGTCTGCTCTGCACCTCGGGCGTGAACATCTTCGGTATCGCCTTCCAGGTGCCGTTCGGCAAGGAGGTCGGCTTCGCGGGCGGGATCGTGGCGACGGCGATGTCCATGAAGGCAATCGTCAACGGCACCGGACGTGGCGTCATCGGCTGGCTCTCCGACCGGTACGGCCGCAAGGAATGCCTGATCTTCGTCTGCATCGTGCTCGGTCTTTCCCAGTACGGAATCCTGTGGTCGGGCAACATCGGAAACCTGCCGCTGTTCCTGCTCTTCTCGTCCATCTCGGGATTCGGCGGCGGCGCGATCTTCCCGATGTTCGCGGCCATGACCGCCGACTACTTCGGTGAGAACAACAACGCGTCGAACTACGGGCTCGTCTACAGCTCCAAGCTGGTGTCCGGCCTGCTCGGCTCCGGCATGGGCGCCGTGGTGGTGGCGAACTGGGACTACGCCGGCGCGTTCATCCTGGCCGGTTCGATCTCCCTGTTCGCCGGCTGCATGGCTCTGTTCCTGCACCCGCCCGGGCGGCCCAAGGGCAAGCGCATCGAACCGAATCCGCAACCGCTCGGTGAGGAGATGGCCTGA